Proteins encoded in a region of the Raphanus sativus cultivar WK10039 chromosome 8, ASM80110v3, whole genome shotgun sequence genome:
- the LOC108819345 gene encoding protein TIFY 4B isoform X1, which yields MDAAGGGVTSAKSILEKPLKLLTEDDISQLTREDCRKFLKDKGMRRPSWNKSQAIQQVLSLKALFEPGDDSGAGILRKILVSPPNPNPTRVTTANEQIRSQEDDGSSLRRDSPRSAEFSGGSVPDKDSYNTLSPSRSPAETSAPVGQMTIFYSGKVSVYDGVPPEKARSIMQFAANPIDLPEYGVSASARMISKPMTMSKEKMVEPSHYGLEKANASRDSDAEGQANRKVSLQRYLEKRKDRRLFKNKKAPGVASSSLEMYLNRSQPVTNAYSQSLGGGTGRGEQHDSAENQRRSPNLSVDLNSDLNSEDN from the exons ATGGACGCAGCAGGAGGAGGAGTGACTTCCGCGAAGTCCATACTGGAGAAGCCTCTGAAGCTCCTCACCGAAGATGACATTTCTCAGCTCACACGCGAGGATTGCCGCAAGTTCCTCAAGGACAAAG GAATGCGCAGGCCTTCTTGGAACAAATCTCAGGCGATCCAGCAAGTTTTATCTCTCAAAGCTCTCTTTGAGCCCGGCGACGATTCCGGCGCCGGCATCCTCCGCAAGATCCTCGTCTCTCCGCCGAATCCCAATCCCACTCGC GTTACAACAGCCAACGAACAGATTCGTTCTCAGGAAGATGATGGCTCCAGCCTCAGAAGAGATTCTCCAAGATCAGCTGAGTTCTCCGGCGGTTCTGTACCCGACAAAGACAGCTACAACACTCTCTCTCCCAG CAGAAGCCCAGCAGAAACAAGTGCGCCGGTTGGGCAAATGACCATATTCTATAGTGGGAAAGTGAGTGTGTATGATGGTGTACCACCTGAAAAG GCCCGGTCTATCATGCAGTTTGCGGCCAACCCGATTGATTTGCCTGAATATGGTGTTTCTGCTTCTGCTAGAATGATTTCCAAGCCCATGACCATGAGTAAAG agAAGATGGTTGAACCTTCCCATTATGGCCTTGAAAAGGCAAATGCTTCTCGAGATTCTG ATGCGGAGGGTCAGGCTAACAGGAAAGTGTCGTTGCAAAGATATCTTGAAAAGCGGAAGGATAG GAGATTGTTTAAGAACAAAAAGGCTCCAGGAGTTGCATCATCTAGCTTGGAGATGTATCTGAATCGTAGTCAGCCAGTGACCAACGCATATTCACAAAGCCTTGGCGGCGGCACAGGAAGAGGAGAACAGCACGATTCAGCTGAAAATCAGAGAAGAAGTCCCAATCTATCAGTTGATCTGAACAGTGACTTAAATAGTGAAG ATAACTAA
- the LOC108819345 gene encoding protein TIFY 4B isoform X2, whose translation MDAAGGGVTSAKSILEKPLKLLTEDDISQLTREDCRKFLKDKGMRRPSWNKSQAIQQVLSLKALFEPGDDSGAGILRKILVSPPNPNPTRVTTANEQIRSQEDDGSSLRRDSPRSAEFSGGSVPDKDSYNTLSPRSPAETSAPVGQMTIFYSGKVSVYDGVPPEKARSIMQFAANPIDLPEYGVSASARMISKPMTMSKEKMVEPSHYGLEKANASRDSDAEGQANRKVSLQRYLEKRKDRRLFKNKKAPGVASSSLEMYLNRSQPVTNAYSQSLGGGTGRGEQHDSAENQRRSPNLSVDLNSDLNSEDN comes from the exons ATGGACGCAGCAGGAGGAGGAGTGACTTCCGCGAAGTCCATACTGGAGAAGCCTCTGAAGCTCCTCACCGAAGATGACATTTCTCAGCTCACACGCGAGGATTGCCGCAAGTTCCTCAAGGACAAAG GAATGCGCAGGCCTTCTTGGAACAAATCTCAGGCGATCCAGCAAGTTTTATCTCTCAAAGCTCTCTTTGAGCCCGGCGACGATTCCGGCGCCGGCATCCTCCGCAAGATCCTCGTCTCTCCGCCGAATCCCAATCCCACTCGC GTTACAACAGCCAACGAACAGATTCGTTCTCAGGAAGATGATGGCTCCAGCCTCAGAAGAGATTCTCCAAGATCAGCTGAGTTCTCCGGCGGTTCTGTACCCGACAAAGACAGCTACAACACTCTCTCTCCCAG AAGCCCAGCAGAAACAAGTGCGCCGGTTGGGCAAATGACCATATTCTATAGTGGGAAAGTGAGTGTGTATGATGGTGTACCACCTGAAAAG GCCCGGTCTATCATGCAGTTTGCGGCCAACCCGATTGATTTGCCTGAATATGGTGTTTCTGCTTCTGCTAGAATGATTTCCAAGCCCATGACCATGAGTAAAG agAAGATGGTTGAACCTTCCCATTATGGCCTTGAAAAGGCAAATGCTTCTCGAGATTCTG ATGCGGAGGGTCAGGCTAACAGGAAAGTGTCGTTGCAAAGATATCTTGAAAAGCGGAAGGATAG GAGATTGTTTAAGAACAAAAAGGCTCCAGGAGTTGCATCATCTAGCTTGGAGATGTATCTGAATCGTAGTCAGCCAGTGACCAACGCATATTCACAAAGCCTTGGCGGCGGCACAGGAAGAGGAGAACAGCACGATTCAGCTGAAAATCAGAGAAGAAGTCCCAATCTATCAGTTGATCTGAACAGTGACTTAAATAGTGAAG ATAACTAA
- the LOC108819288 gene encoding DNA-directed RNA polymerase V subunit 7: MFLKVELPWNVMIPAENMDAKGLMLKRTILVQLLEAFASKRATKELGYYLTVTSLDKIGEGKIREHTGEVMFPVVFSGMTFKIFKGEILEGVVHKVLRHGVFMRCGPVENVYLSHLKMPDYKYLPGENPIFMNEKMSRIQVDTLVRFVVIGTKWMEVEKEFQALASLEGDYLGPISEE, translated from the coding sequence ATGTTTCTCAAAGTCGAGTTGCCATGGAACGTGATGATCCCTGCTGAAAACATGGATGCGAAAGGTCTTATGCTGAAGAGGACTATTCTGGTTCAGTTGCTAGAGGCTTTTGCGTCGAAGAGAGCAACCAAGGAGCTTGGCTACTACTTAACAGTCACGTCTCTAGACAAGATCGGAGAGGGCAAAATCAGGGAGCACACTGGTGAAGTTATGTTCCCTGTCGTTTTCAGCGGGATGACCTTCAAGATCTTCAAAGGAGAGATACTTGAAGGTGTGGTGCACAAGGTGCTGAGGCACGGTGTCTTCATGAGGTGTGGTCCTGTCGAGAACGTCTACCTCTCTCACCTGAAGATGCCTGATTACAAGTACCTCCCTGGAGAGAACCCCATCTTCATGAACGAGAAGATGTCTAGGATTCAGGTTGATACTTTGGTCAGATTTGTGGTGATTGGGACCAAGTGGATGGAGGTTGAGAAGGAGTTTCAGGCGTTGGCTAGCCTTGAAGGGGACTACCTTGGACCGATCTCTGAAGAGTGA
- the LOC108820084 gene encoding uncharacterized protein LOC108820084, whose amino-acid sequence MGNNNATANLTEEESPKLETNGISPLGNVPVETTQDQVFLVGEGKDGDKQRESFSDGTPETEPQSKELDKDPQVTNVEEDMTHKGLVMETDEQLHENTSVAKGVEPLCVSTKVEELSIIATQSVEKKLNAEEYVNEDKPIVCDEIVFVSPGFNETAGTEEKLVMNESLEETSPAGNGVELDQAICMEQRKGFPEIQPQEILNLENRVTDDEDEGEGDKEISKRGLQGSNTTEEIGFEDYKEERVMELAREASLKRMSRCRSLPVSNSIRVKGDSPVKELVSEVTYPSRNKTGFLKAKTSDILPVSCQTSKEVQETTEAINESSKEAKLEMRSLSFSNDLRIHEKSAEPTEETLLLSQDKTETYKATLDNVEDKTVMLKRSETEKIRGFELSLGLSMNLSGRCDTDESFKETEGSGDNLEDKKANRSETLFVSCVGSSKVQEATEVITESNKEDLPETRSPCSGNGLRTKERSGESTEHIPLLCQDKTETYDATIGVEKKTVMLKRSESEKTRGFELSLGLSMKRDERSEADDSLKENKDSGENLLDKKASWSSMKGRVRKRSKSSLFGTCLCCNTAMN is encoded by the exons ATGGGAAACAACAACGCAACCGCCAATTTAACCG AAGAAGAAAGCCCAAAGCTAGAAACCAATGGAATATCTCCGTTGGGGAATGTTCCCGTGGAGACCACGCAAGATCAGGTGTTTCTTGTAGGTGAAGGCAAAGATGGAGATAAACAGAGGGAGAGCTTCTCTGATGGT ACTCCTGAAACAGAACCACAAAGCAAGGAATTAGATAAAGATCCACAAGTGACCAACGTTGAAGAAGATATGACTCACAAAGGCTTGGTAATGGAAACCGATGAGCAGCTACATGAAAATACATCAGTTGCAAAAG GTGTTGAACCTCTTTGTGTATCGACAAAAGTGGAAGAGTTATCTATTATTGCAACTCAAAGCGTTGAGAAGAAATTGAATGCTGAAGAGTATGTTAATGAAGATAAGCCCATTGTATGTGATGAGATTGTCTTTGTCTCTCCAGGGTTCAACGAAACTGCTGGAACTGAAGAAAAGCTGGTCATGAATGAGTCTCTAGAAGAAACTTCTCCTGCAGGGAACGGTGTAGAGCTTGATCAAGCGATCTGTATGGAACAAAGAAAAGGGTTTCCTGAAATCCAGCCCCAGGAGATTCTGAATCTGGAAAATCGCGTTactgatgatgaagatgaaggagAAGGCGACAAGGAGATCTCTAAACGTGGATTACAAGGATCAAACACGACTGAAGAGATCGGTTTTGAAGATTATAAGGAAGAGAGGGTCATGGAGTTAGCAAGAGAAGCAAGTCTGAAACGCATGTCTCGATGCAGATCGCTCCCAGTGAGCAACAGTATTAGAGTTAAGGGAGATTCGCCGGTTAAAGAATTGGTTTCAGAGGTTACGTATCCTTCAAGAAACAAAACGGGTTTCCTTAAAGCCAAAACGTCTGACATACTGCCTGTTTCTTGCCAAACAAGCAAGGAAGTGCAAGAAACTACTGAAGCAATAAATGAAAGCAGCAAAGAAGCTAAACTTGAGATGCGATCTCTCAGCTTTAGTAATGATCTAAGAATCCATGAAAAGAGCGCTGAGCCGACAGAAGAAACTCTATTACTCTCTCAAGATAAGACTGAGACATACAAGGCAACACTCGATAATGTGGAAGACAAAACTGTAATGCTGAAGAGAAGTGAGACTGAGAAAATAAGAGGCTTTGAGTTGTCTCTAGGGTTGTCGATGAACCTAAGTGGAAGATGTGACACAGATGAGAGCTTCAAAGAAACCGAGGGCTCAGGAGATAACTTGGAGGACAAGAAAGCTAACAGGTCTGAGactctctttgtttcttgtGTAGGAAGCAGCAAAGTGCAAGAAGCTACTGAAGTGATAACTGAAAGCAACAAAGAAGATCTACCTGAGACGCGATCTCCTTGCTCTGGAAATGGCCTAAGAACCAAAGAGAGAAGCGGTGAATCGACAGAGCACATTCCATTACTCTGTCAAGACAAGACAGAGACATACGATGCAACAATTGGTGTGGAAAAGAAAACTGTGATGCTGAAGAGAAGTGAGTCTGAGAAAACAAGAGGCTTTGAGTTGTCTCTAGGGCTGTCGATGAAACGTGATGAGAGATCTGAAGCAGATGATAGcctaaaagaaaacaaagactCAGGAGAAAACTTGCTGGACAAGAAAGCTTCTTGGAGTTCTATGAAAGGCAGAGTCAGAAAAAGGAGCAAATCTTCTCTCTTTGGAACATGCCTCTGCTGCAACACTGCAATGAATTGA